A single genomic interval of Megalobrama amblycephala isolate DHTTF-2021 linkage group LG15, ASM1881202v1, whole genome shotgun sequence harbors:
- the LOC125247108 gene encoding uncharacterized protein LOC125247108: MAPKKAMRAVAPADVVIVPEEGEEVTGTAGQVSDHEAESDVLELKQMFQRFMQDQQDRDARQAQEEARQETRWKSLQHQFHLLQGEVSQRISLEDLRGRGADKPEELPRASIGSRNMSHGYVLQEPKLQQLCESEDIEHYLTTFERIAEVCRWPREDWAIRLIPLLTGKARSAYVAMDVVDAVDYAQVKEAILKKYSINHETYGQRFRAMDVLEEETPKELYVRLKDLYTKWVRPAEITKQEIGEIIILEQFLRMLSPELQTWIKEHGPATAEEAARLADVFVAARRRAEPWSFSRWKTARDRSSRRPSSAFQGSRSTNEASVNRTENFGASVLETIKCYKCGQLGHKKPMCPQLTKTLTNVCYVPRETVPEPADLPVPNQ; the protein is encoded by the coding sequence ATGGCGCCCAAGAAAGCGATGCGCGCTGTTGCTCCTGCTGACGTCGTGATCGTACCCGAGGAGGGAGAGGAGGTGACAGGTACAGCTGGGCAGGTGTCTGACCACGAGGCGGAGAGCGACGTGCTGGAGCTTAAACAGATGTTTCAACGGTTTATGCAAGATCAGCAAGACAGAGATGCACGTCAAGCACAAGAGGAAGCTCGACAAGAGACGAGATGGAAATCTCTTCAGCATCAGTTCCATCTTCTTCAAGGTGAAGTCAGCCAGCGAATTTCGTTGGAAGATCTGCGAGGCAGGGGAGCCGACAAGCCAGAGGAATTGCCGAGAGCTTCTATTGGCTCCCGCAATATGAGCCATGGATATGTGCTGCAGGAACCAAAGCTGCAACAATTGTGTGAGTCCGAAGACATTGAGCATTATTTAACCACGTTTGAACGGATTGCTGAGGTGTGTAGATGGCCGAGGGAGGACTGGGCCATTAGACTCATTCCGTTGCTGACTGGCAAGGCACGCAGCGCATACGTGGCCATGGATGTTGTAGACGCAGTTGACTACGCGCAGGTAAAGGAGGCTATCTTGAAGAAGTATTCCATCAACCATGAAACGTATGGACAGAGATTTCGTGCTATGGATGTGCTGGAAGAAGAGACCCCTAAAGAGCTGTATGTTCGTTTGAAAGACTTGTATACGAAATGGGTGAGACCGGCAGAGATAACGAAACAGGAGATCGGAGAGATTATTATCCTTGAACAATTCCTGCGGATGCTTAGTCCAGAATTGCAGACGTGGATCAAAGAACATGGCCCGGCTACAGCTGAGGAGGCGGCGCGTCTAGCTGATGTCTTCGTGGCAGCGCGTCGTAGAGCTGAGCCCTGGAGTTTCTCTCGCTGGAAGACAGCGCGAGATAGATCTTCCCGACGGCCAAGTTCAGCATTCCAAGGAAGTAGGTCTACAAACGAGGCAAGTGTGAATCGAACTGAGAACTTTGGTGCCTCTGTTTTAGAGActattaaatgttataaatgtggTCAATTAGGTCATAAAAAGCCAATGTGCCCGCAGCTGACGAAAACTCTTACTAATGTGTGTTATGTGCCTCGAGAGACCGTACCTGAACCTGCTGATCTCCCTGTTCCAAATCAATGA